A stretch of the Corynebacterium maris DSM 45190 genome encodes the following:
- a CDS encoding NADH:flavin oxidoreductase/NADH oxidase — MTNLHQPLTLRGLEIANRIWLPPMCQYHCTNRDGVPEGWHFAHYGARAVGGFGLLIAESTGVTPEGRISPACTGLWNDEQEKAWAEIVAFVHSQGAKMGVQLNHAGRKSSTVPALPSQPDYGSQTIPEEHGGWRPVAPSPVAGPNMATPKELDRDEIRALPEHFAAAARRAVRAGFDLVEIHAAHGYLLHQFLSPLTNHREDSWGGSFHDRTRLLSLVVTAVRGVIPDDMPLLVRLSATDWVDDEPAWDLEQTVTLAQELKTAGVDLIDVTSGGLVPAEIPVGPNYQVRFAEEIRRRADVPTAAVGMITSPQQAEAIIAEDRADAVLVGREALRDPHFPLRAAHELGVAREKIAYPDSYHRGAWPDPR; from the coding sequence ATGACGAACCTGCATCAGCCCCTCACCCTGCGCGGCCTCGAGATCGCCAACCGGATTTGGCTTCCTCCCATGTGCCAGTACCACTGCACGAACCGGGACGGAGTCCCCGAGGGATGGCATTTCGCGCATTACGGGGCGCGCGCCGTCGGCGGTTTCGGATTGCTGATCGCCGAGTCGACGGGCGTGACCCCGGAGGGGCGGATCTCCCCGGCGTGCACGGGGCTATGGAATGACGAGCAGGAAAAGGCGTGGGCGGAGATCGTCGCCTTCGTTCACTCCCAGGGCGCGAAGATGGGCGTGCAGCTCAACCACGCGGGGCGCAAGTCCTCGACGGTGCCGGCGTTGCCCAGCCAGCCGGACTACGGCTCCCAGACGATCCCGGAAGAGCACGGCGGCTGGCGTCCGGTGGCGCCCTCCCCCGTCGCGGGCCCGAATATGGCGACGCCGAAGGAACTCGACCGCGATGAAATCCGCGCCCTGCCCGAGCATTTCGCCGCCGCCGCGAGGCGCGCGGTGCGGGCCGGTTTCGACCTCGTCGAGATCCACGCCGCCCACGGCTACCTGCTGCACCAGTTCCTCTCCCCGCTGACGAACCACCGCGAGGACTCCTGGGGCGGTTCCTTCCACGACCGCACCCGCCTGCTCAGTTTGGTGGTCACCGCCGTGCGCGGCGTGATCCCCGACGACATGCCGCTGCTCGTGCGGCTGTCCGCCACGGATTGGGTCGACGACGAACCGGCGTGGGACCTGGAGCAGACGGTGACGCTCGCCCAAGAGCTCAAGACCGCGGGCGTGGACCTCATCGACGTCACCTCCGGCGGGCTCGTGCCCGCGGAGATCCCCGTCGGCCCGAACTACCAGGTGCGCTTCGCCGAGGAGATCCGCCGGCGTGCGGACGTCCCCACCGCCGCCGTCGGCATGATCACTTCCCCGCAGCAGGCGGAGGCGATCATCGCGGAAGACCGGGCGGACGCCGTCCTCGTCGGCCGCGAGGCGCTGCGCGACCCGCACTTCCCGCTGCGCGCCGCCCACGAGTTGGGCGTCGCCCGCGAAAAGATCGCCTACCCCGACTCCTACCACCGGGGCGCCTGGCCGGACCCGCGCTAA
- a CDS encoding bile acid:sodium symporter family protein, with amino-acid sequence MSVSQRITKMVKGVDPLIVLIILAVLIAIVAPARGQFAEWFAVATNLAIALLFFLYGARLSTREALAGLTNWKLHLTILAFTFVIYPLLGLALYPLTFFISDELYRGILFMTLVPSTVQSSVAFTSIARGNVSGAIVAASASSLVGVFATPLLVMALMSTGEGVHIDAQVFLDIALLLLLPFVLGQLVRRWAKGFAAHKATKVVDRGSITMVVYSAFSSGMVAGVWTQVAVWEIVFLVVLSAVVVVFMLWLTRVISQWLGFPRADVIAIEFCGSKKSLATGLPMASVIFGGASLGLLILPLMIYHQIQLMICSWLAARYGKQTPEAVAA; translated from the coding sequence ATGAGCGTCTCACAGAGAATCACAAAAATGGTCAAGGGCGTCGACCCGTTGATCGTCCTGATCATCCTCGCCGTCCTGATCGCCATCGTCGCGCCCGCCCGCGGCCAATTCGCGGAGTGGTTCGCGGTGGCCACCAACCTGGCCATCGCGTTGCTGTTCTTCCTCTACGGCGCCCGCTTGTCGACGAGGGAGGCGCTGGCCGGCCTGACGAACTGGAAGCTGCATCTGACGATCCTGGCGTTTACTTTTGTCATTTACCCGCTGCTGGGGTTGGCGTTGTATCCGTTGACGTTCTTCATTTCCGACGAGCTCTACCGCGGCATCCTGTTCATGACGCTGGTGCCGTCCACGGTGCAGTCGTCGGTGGCGTTCACCTCGATCGCCCGGGGCAACGTCTCGGGCGCGATCGTCGCCGCCTCAGCCAGCAGCCTCGTGGGCGTGTTCGCCACCCCGCTGCTGGTGATGGCCCTGATGTCGACGGGGGAGGGCGTGCACATCGACGCGCAGGTCTTCCTCGACATCGCGCTGCTGCTGTTGCTGCCGTTCGTCCTCGGCCAGCTCGTGCGCCGGTGGGCCAAGGGCTTCGCCGCGCACAAGGCGACGAAGGTCGTCGACCGCGGCTCCATCACCATGGTGGTGTACTCCGCTTTCTCCTCGGGCATGGTCGCCGGGGTCTGGACGCAGGTGGCGGTGTGGGAGATCGTCTTCCTCGTGGTGCTCTCCGCCGTCGTCGTGGTGTTCATGCTGTGGCTGACCCGCGTGATCTCCCAGTGGTTGGGCTTCCCGCGCGCCGACGTCATCGCCATCGAGTTCTGCGGCTCCAAGAAGTCGCTGGCCACGGGTCTGCCCATGGCGTCGGTGATCTTCGGGGGCGCGAGCCTGGGGCTGCTCATTCTGCCGCTGATGATCTACCACCAGATCCAGCTGATGATCTGCTCTTGGTTGGCGGCGCGCTACGGCAAGCAGACGCCGGAGGCGGTGGCGGCGTGA
- a CDS encoding transposase, producing MVRRGELTNKSWERIAPLLPGNSADCEESGHRQMVNAVFWKLRTGTPWRDLPGRYGPWQTVRERLRNWTEDGTWQKILAEAVVKDDAVGEVEWGVSDDTLVAHLHERAALIRSRPALWEDTAEEALDEEE from the coding sequence ATGGTTCGTCGTGGAGAACTCACCAATAAATCCTGGGAACGCATTGCGCCCCTGCTGCCGGGCAACTCGGCCGACTGCGAGGAGAGCGGTCATCGCCAGATGGTCAATGCGGTCTTCTGGAAACTACGAACTGGAACGCCCTGGCGGGATCTGCCCGGGCGCTACGGCCCTTGGCAGACCGTTCGGGAACGGCTGCGGAACTGGACGGAGGACGGCACATGGCAGAAGATTCTTGCGGAGGCCGTCGTCAAGGATGACGCCGTCGGTGAAGTCGAGTGGGGTGTTTCCGACGACACCCTTGTCGCACACCTACACGAGCGTGCTGCCCTGATTCGATCGCGGCCCGCCCTGTGGGAAGACACAGCCGAGGAAGCTCTCGACGAAGAGGAGTGA
- a CDS encoding branched-chain amino acid transporter permease, whose protein sequence is MTGLPAGVGLGTVLAVLVPVAVVTVLLRAIPFRARRALGDSDLVKLLGVTMPVGVMTVLVVYTLAGSGEVPGGLVAGLLGVGVTLVAHLLFRRPAVSILTGTLAYMALVNFVF, encoded by the coding sequence GTGACGGGGCTGCCTGCGGGCGTCGGGCTGGGGACGGTGCTGGCGGTGCTGGTTCCGGTCGCCGTGGTGACGGTGTTGCTGCGCGCGATCCCGTTCCGGGCGCGACGGGCGTTGGGCGACTCAGACCTGGTGAAGCTGCTCGGCGTGACCATGCCCGTGGGCGTGATGACGGTGCTGGTGGTGTACACGCTCGCCGGCTCCGGGGAGGTGCCCGGCGGGTTGGTGGCGGGGTTGCTCGGCGTCGGGGTGACGCTGGTGGCCCACCTTCTCTTCCGTCGCCCCGCGGTATCCATTCTGACCGGCACGCTGGCGTACATGGCCTTGGTGAACTTCGTGTTTTAA
- a CDS encoding AzlC family ABC transporter permease translates to MTRRSPAAAEVAAGLRDSWAVGLGMVPLGLAFGLLVTQMGFAWWWAPIFSVVIYAGSMEYLALGMVTAGVGWLPSLLTGFLVNFRHIFYGLTYPRHRITPGAGRAYATYALTDEVYAITSRWGADGTLADGRPVSSTRLLTITVFCQLAWVVSGVVGALFGAGITVELLGLDFALTALFVVLALEAFKANTDLSLPLIAVVLGVVAAVLFPGQILLVALSAYFLVLLARFYSPRLDDRLTWRWSK, encoded by the coding sequence ATGACGCGCCGTTCCCCCGCGGCCGCCGAGGTGGCCGCGGGTCTGCGTGATTCCTGGGCCGTCGGCTTAGGCATGGTTCCCCTGGGCCTGGCCTTCGGCCTGCTGGTCACCCAGATGGGGTTCGCCTGGTGGTGGGCGCCGATCTTCTCCGTCGTCATCTACGCCGGCTCCATGGAGTATTTGGCGCTGGGCATGGTCACCGCCGGCGTCGGCTGGCTGCCGTCGCTGTTGACCGGCTTTCTGGTCAACTTCCGCCACATTTTCTACGGCCTGACGTACCCGCGCCACCGCATCACCCCGGGCGCGGGCCGGGCGTACGCGACCTATGCGCTCACGGACGAGGTGTATGCGATCACCTCGCGCTGGGGCGCGGACGGCACGCTCGCCGACGGCCGCCCGGTCTCCTCCACCCGCCTGCTGACCATCACCGTCTTCTGCCAGCTGGCGTGGGTGGTCTCCGGGGTGGTGGGCGCGCTCTTCGGCGCCGGGATCACGGTGGAGCTGCTGGGGCTCGACTTCGCGCTCACCGCGCTGTTCGTCGTCCTGGCGCTGGAGGCGTTCAAGGCGAACACGGACCTGTCTCTGCCGTTGATCGCGGTGGTGCTCGGCGTCGTGGCGGCCGTGTTGTTTCCGGGCCAGATCCTGTTGGTGGCCCTCAGCGCGTATTTCCTCGTGCTGCTCGCGCGCTTTTATTCTCCTCGCCTGGACGACCGGCTGACGTGGCGGTGGAGTAAGTGA
- a CDS encoding YqgE/AlgH family protein has product MPNFYADRLFNALERNDPAPGMLLVAAPGMFSPEFARSVVLIIEHSDRMTFGVNLTARSELAVYNVMPDWLPVTAKPQALYIGGPVNQQSVVGLAVTKTGVDMNDAPQLNRLANRLAHVDLRADPESLAELVDGMRLFAGYAEWAPGQLHEEIENGDWFLAPALPHDVIAPAAQDLYGDVMRRQQMPLPLFSTFPADTMDN; this is encoded by the coding sequence GTGCCTAACTTTTACGCGGACCGGTTGTTCAACGCCTTGGAGCGCAACGACCCGGCACCGGGCATGCTGCTGGTGGCGGCGCCGGGCATGTTCTCCCCCGAGTTCGCCCGCTCGGTGGTGCTCATCATCGAGCACTCCGACCGCATGACCTTCGGCGTCAACCTCACCGCCCGCAGCGAGCTGGCCGTCTACAACGTCATGCCCGACTGGCTGCCGGTGACCGCCAAGCCGCAGGCCCTCTACATCGGCGGGCCCGTCAACCAACAGTCCGTCGTGGGCCTGGCGGTGACCAAGACCGGGGTGGACATGAACGACGCCCCGCAGCTCAACCGCCTGGCCAACCGGCTGGCGCACGTGGACCTGCGCGCCGACCCGGAATCGCTGGCCGAACTCGTCGACGGCATGCGGTTGTTCGCCGGCTACGCCGAGTGGGCGCCGGGCCAGCTGCACGAGGAGATCGAAAACGGCGACTGGTTCCTGGCCCCCGCCCTGCCGCACGACGTCATCGCCCCAGCCGCCCAGGACCTCTACGGCGACGTCATGCGCCGCCAGCAGATGCCGCTGCCGCTGTTTTCCACCTTCCCGGCAGACACCATGGACAACTGA
- a CDS encoding CCA tRNA nucleotidyltransferase has product MLARAQNTVLSYADLLTDLVRAFSDAGHSLYLVGGSVRDALLGRLSGDLDFTTSARPDVVKRLLDAWADVVWDTGIDFGTVSAQRGGQDVEITTFRADQYDGVTRNPEVTFGDTLEGDLVRRDFTVNAMAVELVLVDGALDVRFHDPVGGIAALQERRLDTPDEPEISFNDDPLRMLRAARFVSQLGFGVAPRVREAMTDMATEIKRITVERVQVELDKLILGADPAAGIDLLVETGILDHVFPEIPALRLTADEHMQHKDVYAHSLQVMRQAIDREDEGPDLVLRWAALLHDIGKPDTRAAKPGGGVTFHHHEVVGAKLTRRRLRALKYPKHRVSDISQLVYLHMRFHGFGEGQWTDSAVRRYVNDAGELLPRLHKLVRADSTTRNAKKAARLQRTYDGLEERIAELEQQEDLAKVRPDLDGNEIMEILDLKPGPDVGRAWAHLKELRLEHGPLERDAAIAHLRAWWESDKSAD; this is encoded by the coding sequence ATGCTCGCGCGCGCCCAGAACACCGTCCTGAGCTACGCGGACCTGCTCACCGACCTGGTCCGTGCCTTCAGCGACGCCGGCCACAGCCTGTACCTGGTGGGCGGTTCGGTGCGCGACGCCTTGCTCGGCCGGCTCTCCGGGGACCTGGACTTCACCACCTCGGCGCGCCCGGACGTCGTCAAGCGGCTTCTCGACGCCTGGGCCGACGTCGTCTGGGACACCGGCATCGACTTCGGCACCGTCTCCGCCCAGCGCGGCGGGCAGGACGTGGAGATCACGACGTTCCGCGCCGACCAGTACGACGGCGTGACCCGCAACCCCGAGGTCACCTTCGGCGACACCCTCGAAGGTGACCTGGTGCGCCGTGACTTCACCGTCAACGCCATGGCCGTGGAGCTCGTGCTCGTCGACGGGGCGTTGGACGTGCGCTTCCACGACCCCGTCGGCGGGATCGCCGCCCTGCAGGAACGGCGCCTGGACACTCCCGACGAGCCGGAGATCTCCTTTAACGACGACCCGCTGCGCATGCTGCGCGCCGCCCGCTTCGTCTCCCAGCTGGGTTTCGGCGTCGCCCCGCGCGTGCGGGAGGCGATGACGGACATGGCCACCGAGATCAAGCGGATCACCGTCGAACGCGTCCAGGTCGAGCTGGACAAGCTCATCCTCGGCGCCGACCCCGCCGCGGGCATCGATCTGCTCGTGGAGACCGGGATCCTGGACCACGTCTTCCCCGAGATCCCCGCCCTGCGGCTGACCGCCGATGAACACATGCAGCACAAGGACGTCTACGCCCATTCGCTGCAGGTGATGCGCCAAGCCATCGACCGGGAGGACGAGGGCCCGGACCTGGTGCTGCGCTGGGCGGCGCTGCTGCACGACATCGGCAAGCCCGACACGCGCGCGGCCAAGCCGGGCGGCGGCGTGACCTTCCACCACCACGAAGTCGTCGGGGCCAAGTTGACGCGACGCCGGCTGCGCGCCCTGAAGTACCCCAAACACCGGGTCAGCGACATCAGCCAGCTGGTCTACCTGCACATGCGCTTCCACGGCTTCGGCGAAGGCCAGTGGACGGACTCCGCGGTGCGCCGCTACGTCAACGACGCCGGCGAGCTCCTGCCGCGTCTGCACAAGCTCGTGCGCGCCGACTCCACCACCCGCAACGCCAAGAAGGCGGCGCGACTGCAGCGCACCTATGATGGGTTGGAAGAGCGCATCGCGGAGCTGGAGCAGCAGGAAGACCTGGCCAAGGTGCGCCCGGACCTCGACGGCAATGAGATCATGGAGATCCTGGACCTCAAGCCGGGCCCCGACGTGGGCAGGGCGTGGGCCCACCTCAAGGAGCTGCGCCTGGAGCATGGCCCCTTGGAACGCGACGCTGCGATTGCGCATCTGCGCGCGTGGTGGGAATCTGACAAGTCAGCAGACTGA
- a CDS encoding NUDIX hydrolase, with protein sequence MNDNDRTGSAKPGSGPANSSRPTGGDAQASDQGGGNSQNTQRRRGRRRSRRRAHSGKNAHGGPQQSQQQGAAGEAHKESGKDEKAGQSGGGAKRSRGRNRSRRRRGGQGGSSPTKETQSRQNAGEKSEKTGSKSRSGRPSKTSRGGRNARNQRGRGAPSRGGRRHDSRMTTRDETSAGGLVISGLAEAVGDDGEVDLSLIYVALIGRLDRRGRLLWSMPKGHVEPGEEQFSTAEREVWEETGIYGTVLAELGVIDYWFVSEGVRIHKTVYHHLLRYVDGELNDEDPEVTEVAWIPASELIEHLAYADERKLARIAHDRLPELARKERAEGRATPR encoded by the coding sequence ATGAACGACAACGATCGGACGGGATCGGCGAAGCCCGGTTCCGGGCCGGCGAATTCGTCGCGCCCCACCGGCGGGGACGCGCAGGCGTCTGACCAGGGCGGCGGCAATTCGCAGAACACTCAGCGACGGCGCGGGCGCCGCCGCTCGCGTCGTCGTGCCCACAGCGGGAAGAACGCTCACGGCGGTCCCCAGCAGTCACAACAGCAGGGCGCCGCGGGCGAAGCACACAAAGAATCCGGCAAGGACGAGAAGGCCGGGCAGTCCGGCGGCGGCGCGAAGCGTTCGCGTGGCCGGAACCGCTCGCGTCGCCGGCGCGGCGGCCAGGGCGGATCGTCTCCGACGAAAGAGACCCAGAGCAGGCAGAACGCAGGCGAGAAGTCCGAGAAGACTGGCTCGAAGAGCCGGTCCGGGCGGCCGTCGAAAACCTCGCGGGGCGGGCGCAACGCCCGTAATCAGCGGGGCCGGGGCGCCCCGTCCCGGGGCGGGCGGCGCCACGATTCACGCATGACCACCCGCGACGAGACCAGCGCCGGCGGCCTGGTCATCTCCGGGCTCGCCGAGGCCGTCGGCGACGACGGCGAGGTGGATCTCTCCTTGATCTACGTCGCCTTGATCGGTCGTCTCGACCGGCGCGGCCGCCTGCTGTGGTCGATGCCCAAGGGGCACGTGGAACCGGGGGAGGAGCAGTTCTCCACCGCCGAACGCGAGGTGTGGGAGGAGACCGGCATCTACGGCACGGTCCTCGCCGAGCTCGGCGTCATCGACTACTGGTTCGTCTCCGAGGGCGTGCGCATCCACAAGACCGTCTACCACCACTTGCTGCGTTACGTCGACGGCGAGCTCAACGACGAGGACCCGGAGGTGACCGAGGTCGCCTGGATCCCGGCGAGCGAGCTCATCGAGCATCTGGCCTACGCCGACGAAAGAAAACTGGCGCGCATCGCCCACGATCGGCTGCCGGAGCTGGCGCGGAAGGAGCGGGCCGAGGGAAGGGCGACGCCGAGGTGA